A window of the Brassica napus cultivar Da-Ae chromosome C5, Da-Ae, whole genome shotgun sequence genome harbors these coding sequences:
- the LOC106425115 gene encoding uncharacterized protein LOC106425115 isoform X2 translates to MVVEEAEAVAAVAETVVEVEVVMEEAAEAVAAAVEALVEVAVFSDSIAKFCLSNSVDTKMVDMVVVEMVTREEKMVVDTVEVEDRRERVIYGGGSGGGYRSEGCSGYGYSGGDSEGDGY, encoded by the exons atggtggtggaggaggcggAGGCTGTGGCGGCGGTAGCGGAGACTgtggtggaggtggaggtggTTATGGAGGAGGCAGCGGAGGCCGTGGCGGCGGCAGTGGAGGCCTTGGTGGAGGTAGCGGTGTTTTCTGATTCAATTGCAAAATTTTGTCTTTCTAATTCAG TGGATACGAAGATGGTAGATATGGTGGTGGTAGAGATGGTTACTCGTGAGGAGAAGATGGTGGTGGATACAGTGGAGGTGGAAGacaggagagagagagtgataTATGGAGGTGGAAGTGGCGGTGGATACCGGAGTGAAGGTTGCAGTGGCTATGGATACAGTGGTGGTGACAGTGAGGGCGATGGATACTAG
- the LOC106425115 gene encoding uncharacterized protein LOC106425115 isoform X1 gives MVVEEAEAVAAVAETVVEVEVVMEEAAEAVAAAVEALVEVAVFSDSIAKFCLSNSVVDTKMVDMVVVEMVTREEKMVVDTVEVEDRRERVIYGGGSGGGYRSEGCSGYGYSGGDSEGDGY, from the exons atggtggtggaggaggcggAGGCTGTGGCGGCGGTAGCGGAGACTgtggtggaggtggaggtggTTATGGAGGAGGCAGCGGAGGCCGTGGCGGCGGCAGTGGAGGCCTTGGTGGAGGTAGCGGTGTTTTCTGATTCAATTGCAAAATTTTGTCTTTCTAATTCAG TAGTGGATACGAAGATGGTAGATATGGTGGTGGTAGAGATGGTTACTCGTGAGGAGAAGATGGTGGTGGATACAGTGGAGGTGGAAGacaggagagagagagtgataTATGGAGGTGGAAGTGGCGGTGGATACCGGAGTGAAGGTTGCAGTGGCTATGGATACAGTGGTGGTGACAGTGAGGGCGATGGATACTAG